From the genome of Eucalyptus grandis isolate ANBG69807.140 chromosome 2, ASM1654582v1, whole genome shotgun sequence, one region includes:
- the LOC104433728 gene encoding protein MEI2-like 4 — protein sequence MREPFTLSLSEEVIPTKSRTTKSLGHFESFKVHQKINFKVDKHAVGARAVSQFPALARPMDNTPGSQSNLNAQPASYAAPDRHCINVMGANHENSLFSSSFSELFSRKIMLSSHNAPYGHSVGTIASHYEEEEPFVSTDEVEAQTIGNLLPDDDELLSGVTDGLDFVPPPSSEDVEELDFFSNVGGMDLEDEASSVGQKYFEYPGGISHVQSGGNGLVAGEHPHGEHPSRTLFVRNISSNVEDSELQSIFKSYGDIRTLYTACKHRGFVIISYYDIRAAHKAMQALQGKALRRRKLDIHYSVPKENASEEDVNQGAVVVSNLDSSVSNKELCHIFGSYGEIKEIRQAQHGGHNKYIEYYDIRAAEAAHRALNKSEISGKRITVETSGPGETKGLVQPLLKVEHNEYDLFLQQNTPQNHSTATLSGPIPVGALISNGMGNGAVFGMHPVIRGPLLESTFHHGISSSVPSSLPSLVGVGSVGKQSIQSQGQLNLDMRASPNIHPHSLPDCQDGYSAAHLVPPTTVGTSANSRPPEAIDSWQLCRVGSNGHSLDSNQGGVFGSAGNGSSPIPGRHYTWGNSYHHQPPGMGWPNSPSFANGLCAARPVPRLHGFPRGPSQMLNAGMPRNIHHVGSAPAVNLTIWERQQAYAGESPEASSFHPGSLGNARMSDNSLTSVDFVPNNVFPPSGNCMDLPIPPKIIGFQSPQQRCMLFPGRSQMMPVLNSFDFPNERVRSRRNEAASSQADNKRQFELDIDRIIRGEDSRTTLMIKNIPNKYTSKMLLAAIDERLRGTYDFLYLPIDFKNKCNVGYAFINMTEPGQIVTFYKAFNGKKWEKFNSEKVASLAYARIQGKAALIAHFQNSSLMNEDKRCRPILFNTEGPNAGDQVPFPVGSNVRTRPGRARSSTLEENHQGSPPTSANGVDFCNGDLPISSGKDSD from the exons ATGAGGGAGCCATTTACTTTATCACTCTCAGAAGAAGTTATACCAACGAAATCTCGAACAACCAAGTCTCTGGGCCATTTTGAATCTTTCAAAGTGCATCAGAAAATTAATTTCAAGGTGGATAAGCATGCAGTAGGGGCAAGAGCAGTCTCTCAATTTCCAGCTTTGGCAAGACCAATGGACAACACTCCAGGATCACAGTCTAATTTGAATGCACAACCAGCATCATATGCAGCACCTGACCGTCATTGCATTAATGTGATGGGAGCCAACCATGAGAACAGTCTTTTCTCCAGCTCGTTCTCTGAGCTATTTAGCCGGAAGA TAATGTTGTCATCCCACAATGCACCATATGGCCATTCTGTTGGCACTATAGCCTCCCACTATGAGGAAGAGGAGCCATTTGTTTCTACTGATGAAGTTGAAGCCCAGACGATTGGAAATCTTCTTCCTGATGACGATGAGTTGCTTTCTGGAGTAACTGATGGGCTGGATTTTGTTCCACCGCCTTCTAGTGAGGATGTTGAGGagttggatttttttagtaatgtTGGGGGAATGGATTTAGAAGACGAGGCTTCCTCTGTtggacaaaaatattttgaatatccAGGTGGAATTTCTCATGTCCAATCAGGAGGTAATGGCTTGGTAGCTGGTGAGCACCCTCATGGTGAACATCCTTCGAGAACCTTGTTTGTGAGAAACATAAGTAGTAATGTTGAAGATTCTGAGCTCCAATCTATTTTCAAG TCATATGGAGATATCCGCACCCTTTATACAGCATGCAAGCATCGTGGTTTTGTAATAATATCATATTATGATATTAGAGCGGCCCATAAAGCAATGCAGGCGCTCCAAGGCAAAGCACTGAGGCGTAGGAAACTTGACATACATTATTCAGTTCCAAAG GAAAACGCTTCGGAGGAAGATGTCAATCAGGGCGCAGTTGTGGTATCGAATCTTGATTCTTCTGTTTCAAACAAAGAACTTTGCCATATTTTTGGCAGCTATGGAGAAATCAAAGAG ATCCGTCAAGCCCAGCATGGTGGCCATAACAAATATATTGAATATTATGATATTAGAGCGGCAGAGGCAGCTCATCGTGCCTTGAATAAGAGTGAGATTTCCGGAAAGAGGATTACAGTCGAGACAAGTGGTCCTGGAGAAACGAAAGG TTTGGTCCAACCCCTTCTGAAGGTGGAGCACAATGAATATGACCTCTTTCTTCAGCAGAATACTCCTCAAAATCACTCAACTGCTACACTTTCTG GACCTATTCCAGTGGGGGCACTAATATCCAATGGCATGGGTAATGGAGCTGTTTTCGGTATGCACCCCGTAATACGGGGCCCACTTCTTGAAAGCACTTTTCACCATGGTATTTCTTCTAGTGTTCCAAGTAGCTTGCCCTCTCTGGTGGGAGTTGGATCAGTTGGCAAACAATCTATTCAATCGCAAGGACAATTGAATCTCGATATGCGGGCATCCCCAAATATTCATCCCCATTCACTTCCAGACTGTCAAGATGGATATAGTGCAGCTCATTTAGTGCCTCCTACTACTGTCGGTACAAGTGCCAATTCCAGACCACCAGAAGCAATCGATAGCTGGCAATTATGCAGGGTTGGATCCAATGGACACTCTTTGGACAGCAATCAAGGTGGTG tttttggGTCTGCTGGTAATGGAAGCAGCCCTATCCCTGGGCGTCATTACACATGGGGCAACTCCTATCACCATCAACCTCCAGGCATGGGGTGGCCAAACTCGCCATCATTTGCTAATGGATTATGTGCTGCCCGTCCTGTGCCAAGGCTGCATGGTTTTCCCAGGGGACCGTCTCAGATGCTAAATGCAGGCATGCCACGAAATATTCACCATGTTGGATCAGCACCAGCTGTCAATTTAACCATTTGGGAGAGGCAACAAGCCTATGCTGGGGAATCTCCTGAGGCTTCTAGTTTTCATCCGGGATCTTTGGGGAATGCAAGAATGTCTGATAACTCGCTCACTTCAGTGGATTTTGTTCCCAATAATGTCTTTCCGCCCAGTGGCAACTGCATGGACCTGCCAATTCCCCCTAAAATCATTGGATTCCAATCCCCTCAACAGAGGTGCATGCTATTTCCAGGCAGAAGTCAAATGATGCCAGTAttaaattcatttgattttccAAATGAACGGGTTAGAAGCCGTAGAAATGAAGCTGCTTCTAGTCAAGCTGACAACAAAAGGCAATTTGAACTTGACATTGACCGCATAATTCGAGGGGAAGACAGCAGGACAACCCTTATGATCAAGAATATCCCTAACAA GTATACCTCAAAGATGCTTTTGGCTGCAATTGACGAGCGCCTCCGAGGAACTTATGATTTCCTTTATCTACCAATTGACTTCAAG AACAAGTGCAATGTGGGATATGCTTTTATCAATATGACTGAGCCAGGTCAAATCGTCACCTTTTATAAG GCATTTAAcgggaaaaaatgggaaaagttcAACAGCGAGAAGGTTGCTTCTCTTGCATATGCTCGTATACAAGGCAAAGCTGCTCTCATTGCACATTTCCAAAATTCAAGCTTGATGAATGAGGATAAACGCTGCCGGCCTATCCTCTTCAACACTGAAGGGCCCAATGCTGGTGATCAG
- the LOC108955953 gene encoding heme-binding protein 2 has protein sequence MRNLAVVIFTVASLLAVGCEGKGVGGYEEAANCKQIECAPYEVVLSQDEFEIRRYENASWVATPPINSTSYADAINKGFGILFSYIQGNNKQGAKVEMTGPVLVDVFPSTGPFCNSPFVVHFYMPKKYQPDPPLSDQVHPVRMPGSHTYAAVKRFGGFSNDSNIPAQAAALDKSLKAAEGNDTNVLRNHKRVTASYSVAGYNSPFDIFNHVNEVIFWYD, from the exons ATGAGGAATTTGGCGGTAGTGATTTTTACGGTTGCATCGCTATTGGCGGTTGGATGTGAAGGGAAGGGGGTGGGCGGATATGAAGAGGCAGCCAATTGTAAACAGATCGAGTGTGCTCCATATGAGGTCGTTCTCTCTCAGGACGAGTTCGAGATTCGGAGGTACGAGAACGCTTCATGGGTGGCTACACCTCCTATCAACTCTACCTCCTACGCCGATGCCATCAACAAAGGTTTCGGAAT CCTCTTCTCCTACATCCAAGGCAACAACAAGCAAGGAGCCAAAGTGGAAATGACTGGCCCGGTTTTGGTGGACGTATTCCCGTCCACGGGCCCTTTTTGCAACTCCCCCTTCGTGGTTCATTTCTACATGCCCAAGAAGTACCAACCCGACCCGCCTCTCTCTGACCAAGTTCATCCCGTGAGGATGCCCGGTAGTCATACCTATGCCGCCGTCAAGAGGTTTGGCGGCTTCTCGAACGACTCCAACATCCCCGCCCAAGCTGCCGCTCTGGACAAGAGCCTCAAAGCGGCCGAGGGAAATGACACCAACGTATTGAGGAACCACAAGCGAGTGACGGCGTCGTACAGCGTTGCTGGATATAATTCACCATTCGATATCTTTAACCACGTGAATGAGGTCATATTTTGGTATGACTGA
- the LOC104433725 gene encoding inactive leucine-rich repeat receptor-like protein kinase CORYNE, with product MAVSIFPLEIRKAVRLLLLLMLCLQSLTVECQNRTFRHLSTEPPSSSKAPEFKTAIRRVVLSVVLGMLTGAISALLVACLVKSFILYIHRTPILKGPVVFSPKVSPKTLQMALENESQLLGSSPNGQYHRTALDNGLVIAVKRLEQIEGGWPGAQSKLAKRRIQKELEVLAGLRHVNLMSLRAYVCEPNGLSLIYDYVPTGSLEDLMKRVRENQLQLKWEARLGIAVGVIKALQYLHFVCSPPVLHCDLKPANVLLDAEFSPRLADCGLARLVPSFHRTSEYSAPECIRDSRYTDKSDIFSFGMILGVLLTGRDPMDPFFSEASSRGSLGRWLRQLQQAGEAREALDKSLLGEEAEEDDMLMAVRIAVICLSDFPADRPSSDELVPMLTQLHSF from the exons ATGGCCGTGAGTATCTTTCCTCTGGAAATCAGAAAAGCCGTGAGATTGTTGTTGCTTCTGATGCTTTGCTTACAGAGTTTAACTGTGGAGTGCCAAAACAGGACGTTCAGGCACTTGTCGACTGAGCCTCCATCATCTTCCAAGGCACCTGAGTTCAAGACTGCGATTAGGAGAGTGGTCCTCAGTGTTGTGTTGGGAATGTTGACTGGAGCAATCTCAGCCCTTCTTGTGGCCTGTCTGGTTAAATCCTTTATTCTGTACATCCACAGGACCCCAATCCTCAAAGGGCCAGTTGtgttttccccaaaagtctCACCCAAAACCCTCCAGATGGCCCTCGAGAACGAAAGCCAGTTGCTCGGATCTAGTCCGAATGGGCAGTATCATAGGACTGCCCTCGATAATGGGCTCGTAATTGCGGTCAAGCGGCTTGAGCAAATTGAGGGCGGTTGGCCGGGTGCGCAAAGCAAATTGGCCAAGAGAAGGATCCAGAAGGAGCTGGAAGTCCTCGCGGGGTTGAGGCACGTGAATTTGATGAGCTTGAGGGCTTACGTTTGCGAGCCAAATGGGTTGTCGCTCATTTATGATTATGTGCCGACCGGAAGCCTTGAGGACTTGATGAAGAGGGTTCGGGAGAATCAGCTGCAGCTCAAGTGGGAAGCTAGGCTCGGGATTGCTGTTGGGGTGATTAAAGCGCTTCAGTATCTTCACTTTGTGTGCAGCCCTCCAGTCTTGCACTGTGACCTAAAGCCCGCAAATGTCTTGTTGGATGCTGAGTTTAGTCCGAGGCTGGCGGACTGTGGATTGGCGAGGCTCGTGCCTAGTTTTCATCGGACGTCTGAATATAGCGCTCCAGAGTGCATCAGGGATTCCAG GTACACTGACAAGAGCGACATTTTCAGCTTCGGCATGATACTGGGGGTTCTTTTGACTGGTAGAGATCCCATGGACCCATTCTTCAGTGAAGCGTCCAGCCGGGGAAGCCTGGGGCGCTGGCTTCGCCAGTTGCAACAGGCTGGGGAGGCGAGAGAAGCTCTGGATAAGAGCCTTCTCGGGGAAGAAGCGGAGGAGGATGATATGCTGATGGCGGTTAGGATCGCCGTCATTTGCCTCTCCGATTTCCCTGCCGATAGGCCTTCTAGCGACGAGCTTGTCCCAATGCTGACCCAACTGCACAGCTTTTGA
- the LOC104433726 gene encoding trihelix transcription factor ASR3 — MAAEQLSLGPAAAGDEVANGVEGRAAGDGLDDGGGGGGGGGGGRAPRLPRWTRQEILVLIQGKRVAETRVRRGRVGGSAFGSGHVEPKWASVSSYCKRHGVNRGPVQCRKRWSNLAGDYKKIKEWEARTRDETESFWVMRNDLRRERKLPGFFDREVYDILDHQGSSSSAAAVGHPEAELALALAPASATAADDEEAEEERDVVFDSGRSAAAEDGLFSDFEQDDGGGGGETPEKDVETPVRVVDAAPAAAVPISEKQYEPVVLRGSQGPGHEKQPPPLNPEIGSTSGDGRKRKRPMAEADEEPVGVQYRLIDVLERNGKLLTAQLEAQNNNLRLDRDQRQDHTNGLLSVLNKLADAVGRIADKL; from the exons atGGCCGCGGAGCAACTGAGCCTGGGGCCGGCCGCGGCCGGCGACGAGGTGGCCAACGGCGTCGAGGGCAGGGCGGCGGGGGACGGCctggacgacggcggcggcggcggcggcggcggcggaggggggAGGGCCCCGAGGCTGCCGCGGTGGACGAGGCAGGAGATTCTGGTGCTGATACAGGGGAAGAGGGTGGCGGAGACGCGGGTCAGGAGGGGCCGGGTCGGCGGGTCGGCGTTCGGGTCGGGCCACGTGGAGCCGAAGTGGGCGTCGGTCTCGTCGTACTGCAAGCGGCACGGGGTGAACCGGGGGCCGGTCCAGTGCCGGAAGCGGTGGAGCAACCTCGCCGGCGATTACAAGAAGATCAAGGAGTGGGAGGCCAGGACCAGGGACGAGACGGAGTCGTTCTGGGTCATGCGGAACGACCTCCGGCGGGAGAGGAAGTTGCCCGGGTTCTTCGACCGGGAGGTTTACGACATCCTCGACCACCAGGGGTCGTCTTCGTCGGCGGCCGCGGTGGGTCATCCGGAGGCGGAACTGGCCCTCGCTCTGGCTCCAGCTTCCGCCACGGCGGCGGATGacgaggaggcggaggaggagagagatgtGGTGTTCGACAGCGGCCGGAGCGCCGCGGCGGAGGACGGGCTATTTTCAGACTTTGAGCAGGACGatggcggcggaggcggcgaaaCCCCTGAGAAGGATGTCGAGACGCCGGTCCGGGTGGTCGATGCGGCGCCGGCGGCCGCGGTGCCAATCTCAG AGAAGCAGTACGAGCCGGTCGTCCTCCGAGGATCTCAAGGGCCAG GACATGAGAAACAACCGCCGCCATTGAATCCCGAGATAGGTTCCACATCCGGGGATGGGCGGAAGCGGAAACGGCCGATGGCAGAAGCAGACGAGGAGCCGGTTGGGGTGCAGTACCGCCTGATCGACGTTCTGGAGAGAAACGGCAAGTTGCTGACGGCTCAACTTGAGGCTCAGAACAACAATCTTCGGCTGGACAGGGACCAAAGGCAAGACCACACCAATGGCTTGCTCTCTGTCCTCAACAAGCTCGCCGATGCCGTGGGAAGGATCGCCGATAAGTTATAG
- the LOC104433729 gene encoding heme-binding protein 2: MRSLALLIFVVAAALLTPEEKAGCEGKGASGYGEPANCRRLECAPYRVVLSRSEFEIRRYRSASWISTPPINSSSYEYAVRRGFDILFSYIQGNNKQGAKLDMTAPVLVHVFPSTGPFCNSSFVVHFYVPKKYQPDPPLSDQVRPVKLPGRHSYAGVRRFGGFMNDSNIPAQVSALEKSLEAAKGNDSSTLRKHHRVTAWYSVAGYNSPFEYENRVNEVILWFD; this comes from the exons ATGAGGAGCTTGGCGCTGCTGATCTTCGTGGTCGCGGCGGCGCTGCTCACGCCGGAAGAGAAGGCCGGATGCGAAGGAAAGGGGGCGAGCGGGTATGGGGAGCCGGCCAACTGTAGGCGGCTCGAGTGCGCTCCGTATCGGGTCGTTCTCTCCCGGAGCGAGTTCGAGATCAGGAGGTACCGGAGCGCTTCGTGGATCTCCACGCCCCCTATCAACTCTAGCTCCTACGAGTACGCCGTCCGCAGGGGCTTTGACAT CCTCTTCTCCTACATCCAAGGCAACAACAAGCAAGGAGCCAAATTGGACATGACGGCCCCGGTTCTGGTGCACGTATTCCCGTCCACGGGCCCCTTCTGCAACTCCTCCTTCGTGGTTCATTTCTACGTGCCCAAGAAATACCAACCCGACCCGCCTCTCTCCGACCAGGTCCGTCCCGTGAAGCTGCCGGGCCGCCACAGCTATGCCGGCGTCAGGAGGTTTGGCGGCTTCATGAACGACTCCAACATCCCCGCCCAAGTCTCCGCCTTGGAGAAGAGCCTCGAGGCGGCTAAGGGAAATGACAGCAGCACGCTGAGGAAGCACCACCGAGTGACAGCGTGGTATAGCGTGGCTGGATATAATTCGCCGTTTGAGTACGAGAACCGCGTGAATGAGGTTATTTTGTGGTTTGACTAG